Part of the Fibrobacter sp. genome, TCGGTTCTGCGGTGAACAATTTCGGTGTGCGCCAGCTGTTGAACGCTTTCGCGAAGCTCGCGCCGCCCCCGATGGTGCGCGAGACTGACAAGCGCCCGGTGAGCCCCGACGAAGACGCCTTCAGCGCGTTCGTCTTCAAGATCCAGGCCAACATGGACCCCAAGCATCGCGACCGCACCGCCTTCCTGCGCATCTGCTCGGGTAGCTTTACTCGCGGGGAGAAGGTTTTTCACGTGCGTTCGGGCCGTGACATTCGCCTCGCCGCCCCAACGGCGTTCCTTGCGAAGGACAAGGAAGTCATCGACCACGCCTGGGCCGGCGACATCGTGGGCATCAACGACCCGGGTCTCTTCCGCATCGGTGACACGCTTACTGACGGCGAGAAGATGAACTTCACGGGTATCCCGGACTTCGCTCCGGAACACTTCGCCCGTGTGACGCTCCTGAACCCGCTTAAGTCTAAGCAGATGGCGAAGGGCCTTGCCGAACTTAGCGAAGAAGGTGCGACCCAGCTTTACGAACCGCTCAAGTCCGCGATTCCGGTCATCGGCGTGGTGGGCGAGCTGCAGTTCGACGTGCTCAAGTTCCGCCTGCAGAGCGAATACGGTGCCGACGTGGCGCTCGACCGCGTGCCGGCTCACGGAATCCGTTGGGTCTCCGGCCCCGAGAAGGATGTCGCGAAGTTCGCCGACGAATATGCGATGGACTGCATGATGGACAAGGAAAGGAACCTCGTGTGCCTCTTCCCGAACGAGTACCGTCTGAACCTCGCAATGAAGAACTACGAGAACCTGAAGTTCGCGGAGACCTCGCAGGGGTAGTGCCTACGGCACAGTTCTGAGTTCCTAGTAACGCGCCCTATGGGCTAGTTACTAGCGTTGATTTTTTTTTACATCTATCGTTGCAGATTTATCCTTGAGATTCTAGTAACTATTAATTAGTAACTAGTAACTTTTATATATTTCCTTCAAAATGCGGGCTGACTTCGCCTGCAGGACTATTTTTAACTAAAAGGAATAACATGAAACGTATCTCTATCGTCGCTATGGCAATTCTTACCGCCAGTCTCGTCGCCTGCAATCAGGCCGCCGCCGGTGGTTCATTCAACCAGCAGGCCCGCCTCGACTCCCTTGAAAAGGATTTCAACGTCCTCAAGGAAGAATTTGAGGTCATCAAGTATGCTCTCGACAAGCGCGGCATCTCCATCGAACAGGCCCGTGCCGAAATGGAAGCCGACAACAAGGTCTGGGACATCCCCGACGAAGACAGCCCGGTTTTCGGCAACACCAAGAACCCGAAGCTCACCATTGTTGAATTCACCGAATTCCAGTGCCCGTACTGCTCCCGCATTGCTCCGACCATGAAGGAACTCAATGCGAAGTACCCGGACAAGATCAAGTTCGTCTACAAGCACTTCCCGCTCAGCTTCCACGCCAACGCCAAGGCTGCCGCTGCCGCCTCTGTCGCTGCTCAGAAGCAGGGCAAGTTCTGGGAATTCCGTTACGCTCTCGCTCCGCATAGCCGTGAACTCTCCGACTCCATCTACGTTGCCGTCGCTACCGAAATCGGCCTCGACATCGAAAAGTTCAAGAAGGACATGGTTCTCGACTCCGCCATGGAAGCTCGCATCGACAAGGACTTCCAGTTGGGCGTGAAGGTCGGCGTGCAGGGCACCCCGAACTTCTACATCAACGGCAAGCGCCAGGACCGCTTCTCTCCGGACCTGGTCGAAAAGCTCCTCAAGGAAGCCAAGTAGTGTTTTCAAGCGTGCACGCAATTTTAGCGGGCACGCTTTCGAATTTTGCGTTAAAAGTTTAATTTCAAGAGAAACAATCACAAAACAAGGAAACGACATATGATCAAGCAAACATTGAAAGTCGCGTCCGTCATCCTCCTGGGTGTCAGCGTGGCTGCAATGGCTCAGCCGAAGAAGCCGAAGACTGTCGTCTATAAGTTCTTCGATGAGCAGTATCGTCCGGGTGGTTTCGACTACTCCTACGGCGGCACAAGCAAGGGCGTGACCATCACGAAGGATGGCGGTTACAAGTCCAAGGCCGCTTTGAACATCAAGCTGGACCCGAAGGAATACTCCGGTGCGTCCATCTGCTTGTACAACGAGTTCTTCGACCTGAACAAGTACATGCTTGATTCCAAGGTCGAATTCATGATCAAGGGCAAGCACGGCGGCGAAGCCGTGAAGGTCGGCCTCCTCGACGAAGAAGTCAGCGATGGCAAGAAGACCCAGGTCGTGCTCCCGATGAACAAGTACATTGAGGGCGGTGCCGTCACGACGGATTGGAAGAAGGTTTCCATTCCTCTCGTCGACTTCCCGGACCGTGGCCTCTACTGGGACAACACCCGCAAGTCCGAATTCCCGTCCCGCATCGACTGGGACAAGATTGCTGAAATCCGCTTCTCCATCGACAAGAGCGGCGCCAGCGAATTCGAAGTCTGGGTGGACAAC contains:
- a CDS encoding thioredoxin domain-containing protein: MKRISIVAMAILTASLVACNQAAAGGSFNQQARLDSLEKDFNVLKEEFEVIKYALDKRGISIEQARAEMEADNKVWDIPDEDSPVFGNTKNPKLTIVEFTEFQCPYCSRIAPTMKELNAKYPDKIKFVYKHFPLSFHANAKAAAAASVAAQKQGKFWEFRYALAPHSRELSDSIYVAVATEIGLDIEKFKKDMVLDSAMEARIDKDFQLGVKVGVQGTPNFYINGKRQDRFSPDLVEKLLKEAK
- a CDS encoding peptide chain release factor 3, with amino-acid sequence MNAEIEKRRTFAIVSHPDAGKTTITEKFLWYGNVIREAGHVRAKANRSYTVSDWMKIEQQRGISVSSSVLNFPFEGCMFNLVDTPGHQDFCEDTYRALTAVDAALVLIDSVNGVEKQTIKLMDVCRMRHTPIITFINKMDLDGRHVFDLLDQIENILHIKTAPFTLPIGVGKLFKGVYSIAENTFHTFNKEEGHQEIIQMEGPDDPRLVEMCGENWVNQFKEEYEMVTGGMDPFDHEKFLKGEMCPVFFGSAVNNFGVRQLLNAFAKLAPPPMVRETDKRPVSPDEDAFSAFVFKIQANMDPKHRDRTAFLRICSGSFTRGEKVFHVRSGRDIRLAAPTAFLAKDKEVIDHAWAGDIVGINDPGLFRIGDTLTDGEKMNFTGIPDFAPEHFARVTLLNPLKSKQMAKGLAELSEEGATQLYEPLKSAIPVIGVVGELQFDVLKFRLQSEYGADVALDRVPAHGIRWVSGPEKDVAKFADEYAMDCMMDKERNLVCLFPNEYRLNLAMKNYENLKFAETSQG